The following coding sequences lie in one Girardinichthys multiradiatus isolate DD_20200921_A chromosome 13, DD_fGirMul_XY1, whole genome shotgun sequence genomic window:
- the abitram gene encoding protein Abitram — MDCVEKKNADGEAPSVIDRYFTRWYRADMKGKPCEDHCVLQHSNRLCVVTLAETHPILQEGRTVKSINYQISNGCSRLNNKVSGKSKRGAQFLTDFAPLCRITCSDETEYTIYSCIRGRLLEVNENILETPNLLLEKPSTDGYIAIILPKFEESKSITENLLTREQFESVVTKRNLSQPP; from the exons ATGGACTGCGTGGAAAAGAAAAACGCTGACGGAGAAGCGCCCTCCGTCATTGACCGATATTTCACACGGTGGTACAGAGCAG atatgaaGGGCAAACCGTGTGAGGATCACTGCGTCCTGCAACATTCAAACAG GTTGTGTGTTGTCACCTTGGCAGAGACCCACCCGATCCTTCAGGAAGGACGCACAGTCAAAAGCATCAATTACCAGATCAGTAATGGCTGCAGTCGTCTGAATAATAAAGTATCTGGAAAGTCCAAACGG GGGGCGCAGTTTCTTACAGATTTTGCACCATTGTGCAGGATAACCTGCTCAGATGAGACAGAGTACACAATCTACAG CTGCATAAGGGGACGTCTTCTGGAGGTCAATGAGAACATTTTAGAAACCCCAAATCTCCTGCTAGAAAAG CCGTCTACCGATGGATATATTGCCATCATCCTTCCAAAGTTTGAGGAAAGCAAGAGCATAACCGAGAATCTCCTGACAAGAGAACAGTTTGAGAGCGTCGTCACCAAACGCAATCTGTCACAACCTCCCTAA